Proteins encoded together in one Sulfitobacter pontiacus window:
- a CDS encoding heparinase II/III family protein — MTSTSFNARKTRFLNRWHARAATKTRTQARGFVSSPEPRTIGSFARGRQLIAGNLLFSGSLIEAPDASSLWEVATPDQDFARDLHGFAWMDDLAAVGDVRARGTAQRWLWGWIDHYGKGRGIGWTPDLTGRRLIRWINHALFVLRGTSQDESDVFYRSLVEQTDFLSRRWHAAAPGLPRFEALTGLIYAGLSLEGQEARADPAIKALARECEAQIDAQGGLPTRNPEELLHAFTLLTWAAAALSDAGRGTPTAHMEAIERIAPTLRTLRHSDGGLARFHGGGRGAEGWLDHALATAKIKTRQPDGLSMGYARLSAGRTSVIVDASPPPGGAASFNAHASTLAFELTSGRRPLVVNCGPGDSFGADWRRAGRATPSHSGLSLGGYSSARLAEPDRHTGAEALIECPTYVPVEIGSVGDGTQFQGAHNGYVAGFGLTHARSLELTHDGRGLAGEDMLLAIEPAEKRVFDREMDAVKLAGIPFEIRFHLHPDVDATVDLGGAAISMAQKSGEIWVFRHDGTHKLSLEPSVYLERNRLKPRASVQILLSGRVVDYASRVRWSLSKAQETAIGVRDLSLDDPYDDQD; from the coding sequence ATGACAAGTACCAGCTTCAATGCGCGAAAAACGCGTTTTCTAAACCGGTGGCACGCCCGTGCCGCGACCAAGACGCGTACCCAAGCGAGGGGATTCGTTTCCTCTCCCGAACCGCGCACCATCGGGTCTTTTGCGCGGGGCCGGCAGCTGATCGCGGGCAACCTCCTGTTTTCCGGCAGTCTGATCGAAGCGCCGGACGCGTCAAGTCTGTGGGAGGTCGCCACGCCGGATCAGGATTTCGCGCGTGATCTGCACGGTTTCGCCTGGATGGATGATCTGGCTGCGGTTGGCGACGTGCGCGCCCGCGGTACGGCGCAGCGTTGGCTTTGGGGCTGGATCGACCATTACGGCAAGGGCCGAGGCATCGGCTGGACCCCTGATCTGACCGGCCGGCGGCTGATCCGCTGGATCAACCACGCGCTGTTTGTACTGCGTGGCACCTCGCAAGACGAAAGCGATGTCTTCTATCGCTCGCTGGTCGAACAAACGGATTTCCTGTCGCGTCGCTGGCATGCCGCAGCCCCGGGATTGCCGCGGTTCGAGGCGCTGACCGGGTTGATCTACGCCGGTCTTTCACTTGAGGGGCAAGAGGCGCGCGCCGATCCGGCGATCAAGGCACTGGCCCGCGAATGCGAGGCGCAGATCGATGCGCAGGGCGGCCTGCCCACCCGCAACCCCGAAGAGCTGTTGCACGCATTTACCCTTCTGACATGGGCCGCCGCCGCGCTCAGCGATGCGGGACGCGGCACGCCAACTGCGCATATGGAGGCGATCGAACGCATCGCGCCCACCCTACGCACCCTGCGGCATTCCGACGGCGGGCTGGCGCGGTTCCATGGCGGCGGGCGCGGTGCCGAAGGCTGGCTGGATCACGCGCTGGCCACGGCGAAGATCAAGACGCGCCAGCCGGACGGGCTGTCGATGGGGTATGCGCGCCTGTCCGCAGGGCGCACCAGTGTGATCGTCGACGCCAGCCCGCCCCCTGGCGGGGCCGCATCGTTCAATGCCCATGCCTCTACGCTTGCGTTCGAACTGACCAGCGGGCGGCGGCCTTTGGTCGTGAACTGCGGGCCGGGCGATTCATTCGGTGCTGATTGGCGGCGGGCGGGGCGTGCGACACCGTCGCATTCCGGCCTGTCGCTTGGCGGCTATTCCAGCGCGCGTCTGGCGGAGCCCGACCGGCACACGGGTGCCGAGGCTTTGATCGAATGTCCCACCTATGTGCCCGTCGAAATCGGCTCCGTCGGGGATGGCACCCAGTTTCAGGGCGCGCATAATGGCTATGTCGCGGGCTTTGGCCTGACCCATGCCCGCAGCCTGGAACTGACCCACGACGGTCGCGGCCTCGCGGGGGAGGACATGCTGCTCGCGATAGAGCCCGCTGAAAAGCGGGTCTTTGATCGGGAAATGGATGCGGTGAAGCTTGCCGGTATCCCGTTCGAGATTCGTTTCCACCTGCACCCGGATGTGGATGCCACCGTCGATCTGGGCGGGGCGGCAATTTCCATGGCCCAGAAAAGCGGCGAAATCTGGGTGTTCCGTCATGATGGGACACATAAACTGTCTTTGGAACCAAGCGTTTACCTTGAGCGCAACCGGCTGAAACCCCGCGCGTCGGTGCAAATTCTGCTTAGCGGGCGGGTCGTCGACTATGCCAGCAGGGTCAGGTGGTCCTTGTCCAAAGCGCAGGAAACTGCGATTGGCGTGCGAGATTTATCGCTCGACGATCCATATGATGACCAAGACTGA
- a CDS encoding RsmB/NOP family class I SAM-dependent RNA methyltransferase: MSDTGVQARRSAVYLLDMILGEERLMSELLSAGALDKLPPDDRARAQRLAMDTLRGMERADRLLQKHLSKYPPLTVRNALRVGTVELCQGGAAHGVVNAMVELVATHKKLGHLKGLTNAVLRKIAADGPEAWAALRAPRLPKWLRGPLTEAWGPDAMTGIEAAHFAGAPLDLTAKRDPEGLAAAVAGTVLPTGSVRVADAGQVTTMPGFAEGDWWVQDAAAALPFKILAPQKGEAVLDLCAAPGGKTMQLAAAGAQVTAVDNSKQRMQRVRENLARVHLPAKVVVVDARRFEGTFDAILLDAPCSATGTIRRHPDLPHAKDGSEFGDLIELQSEMIDHAWSLLNPGGRLIFCTCSLLPDEGEVQVDEALERHADMRVDRDALAVPGVDPAWTTQEGGLRLRPDYWPELGGMDGFYIACLRKDA; this comes from the coding sequence ATGTCAGACACCGGCGTTCAGGCCCGCAGAAGTGCGGTGTACCTATTGGATATGATCCTGGGGGAAGAACGTCTGATGTCAGAGCTCTTGTCGGCGGGGGCGTTGGACAAGCTGCCCCCCGATGACCGCGCACGGGCGCAGCGTCTGGCGATGGATACCCTGCGCGGGATGGAACGCGCCGACCGTCTGTTGCAGAAACACCTGTCGAAATACCCGCCGCTGACCGTGCGCAACGCGCTGCGCGTCGGCACCGTCGAACTGTGTCAGGGCGGCGCGGCCCACGGCGTGGTGAATGCGATGGTCGAACTTGTCGCAACGCATAAAAAGCTGGGACACCTCAAGGGGTTGACCAATGCCGTTTTGCGCAAAATCGCCGCCGACGGCCCAGAGGCATGGGCGGCCTTGCGCGCGCCGCGCTTGCCAAAATGGCTGCGGGGTCCGCTGACAGAAGCCTGGGGGCCCGACGCGATGACGGGAATCGAGGCCGCGCATTTCGCAGGTGCGCCACTGGATCTGACCGCGAAACGAGATCCTGAAGGTTTGGCCGCGGCCGTGGCGGGCACCGTCTTGCCCACCGGTTCGGTGCGCGTCGCCGATGCGGGGCAGGTCACCACCATGCCCGGTTTTGCCGAAGGCGATTGGTGGGTGCAGGACGCTGCCGCGGCGCTGCCCTTTAAAATCCTTGCGCCACAAAAAGGCGAGGCCGTGCTCGACCTTTGCGCCGCGCCCGGGGGCAAAACCATGCAGCTTGCCGCCGCAGGTGCGCAGGTGACGGCGGTCGATAACTCCAAGCAGCGGATGCAGCGGGTTCGGGAAAACCTTGCACGGGTGCATCTGCCAGCCAAAGTCGTTGTCGTCGATGCGCGCCGGTTCGAGGGGACGTTTGACGCGATTCTGCTGGATGCGCCTTGCTCTGCTACGGGCACGATCCGTCGTCACCCCGATCTGCCCCACGCCAAGGATGGGTCCGAATTCGGTGATCTGATCGAGCTGCAGTCGGAAATGATCGACCATGCGTGGTCCCTGCTCAACCCCGGGGGACGCTTGATTTTCTGCACTTGCTCCCTGCTGCCCGACGAAGGCGAAGTGCAGGTCGACGAGGCGTTGGAACGTCATGCGGATATGCGCGTGGACCGCGACGCTTTGGCTGTGCCCGGTGTTGATCCCGCGTGGACAACCCAAGAGGGCGGCCTGCGTTTGCGCCCCGATTACTGGCCTGAACTGGGTGGCATGGACGGGTTTTACATCGCCTGCCTGCGCAAGGACGCCTAA
- a CDS encoding DUF1674 domain-containing protein, which yields MPMVQELPAAAQRALAEAAERRKAAQALDLPTELGGRDGPEPVRYGDWEKKGIAVDF from the coding sequence ATGCCGATGGTACAAGAGCTTCCCGCCGCCGCGCAGCGCGCGCTGGCGGAGGCCGCCGAACGCCGCAAGGCCGCGCAGGCGCTGGACCTGCCGACAGAGCTTGGTGGTCGCGACGGACCAGAGCCTGTCCGCTATGGCGATTGGGAGAAAAAGGGCATCGCTGTCGATTTTTAA
- a CDS encoding dihydrodipicolinate reductase, giving the protein MKKLTLLTCAAFFALTGAAWAEFQKLDSQRDFVSVVEGKTLTRPLVELRVTESGGISGTGAVWDVSGQWVWKGGYFCRSLIWGDDDLGYNCQEVAVNGGKIRFTSDKGAGQSAVFSLK; this is encoded by the coding sequence ATGAAAAAACTGACGTTACTGACCTGCGCGGCGTTCTTTGCGCTGACCGGGGCCGCTTGGGCAGAATTCCAGAAACTGGACAGCCAGCGCGATTTCGTTTCGGTGGTGGAGGGTAAAACACTGACCCGCCCGCTGGTTGAATTGCGCGTCACTGAAAGCGGCGGCATATCGGGTACAGGTGCCGTGTGGGATGTGTCGGGCCAATGGGTCTGGAAGGGCGGGTATTTCTGCCGCAGCCTGATCTGGGGCGATGACGACCTTGGCTACAATTGTCAGGAAGTCGCTGTAAACGGTGGGAAAATCCGCTTTACCTCGGATAAGGGGGCAGGGCAGTCAGCGGTCTTTTCGTTGAAGTAG
- the dapB gene encoding 4-hydroxy-tetrahydrodipicolinate reductase: MSDTPGIVITGASGRMGQMLIGQVSASDRVHLAGAVERAGHAWVGQDIGVAMGGTAVGVIVTDNAAEAMQGAQAVIDFTAPEATLAFAKIAADAGVVHVIGTTGMTDAQIGALDGPSTQTVIVRAGNMSLGVNLLTQLTKRVAAALDEDFDIEVIEAHHNQKVDAPSGTALMLGEAAAEGRGVVLADVSDRGRDGITGARKRGDIGFTAIRGGDIVGEHDVMFAAAGERIILRHIASDRAVFARGAIKAAVWGQGKPAGAYDMLDVLGLND; the protein is encoded by the coding sequence ATGAGCGATACACCCGGCATAGTGATTACAGGGGCTTCGGGCCGCATGGGCCAGATGTTGATTGGGCAGGTTTCTGCCAGCGACAGGGTGCATCTGGCGGGTGCGGTTGAACGTGCCGGACATGCGTGGGTCGGTCAGGATATCGGTGTTGCTATGGGCGGCACTGCTGTTGGCGTGATCGTGACCGATAACGCGGCAGAGGCGATGCAAGGCGCGCAGGCGGTCATTGATTTCACCGCTCCGGAAGCGACACTCGCCTTCGCCAAGATCGCGGCTGATGCGGGTGTGGTTCATGTTATCGGCACCACCGGTATGACCGACGCGCAGATCGGCGCGCTGGACGGACCTTCAACGCAGACGGTGATCGTGCGGGCGGGCAACATGAGCCTGGGCGTTAACCTTTTGACCCAGTTGACCAAACGTGTCGCTGCCGCGCTTGATGAAGACTTTGATATCGAGGTGATAGAGGCGCATCACAACCAGAAGGTCGACGCGCCGTCGGGCACTGCGCTGATGCTGGGCGAAGCCGCCGCGGAAGGGCGCGGGGTCGTGCTGGCGGATGTCTCTGACCGCGGGCGTGACGGGATCACCGGCGCGCGCAAGCGGGGTGACATCGGGTTCACAGCGATCCGCGGGGGCGACATTGTGGGCGAACATGATGTGATGTTCGCTGCCGCGGGCGAGCGAATCATCTTGCGCCACATCGCGTCGGATCGCGCGGTTTTTGCGCGCGGTGCCATCAAAGCTGCCGTTTGGGGGCAGGGCAAACCTGCCGGAGCCTATGATATGCTGGACGTTCTGGGCCTGAACGACTGA
- the rbfA gene encoding 30S ribosome-binding factor RbfA, producing the protein MAKNKFHEGSGPSQRQLRVGETIRRALSDVLARGDVHDPELNRMSITVGEVRASPDLKIATAYVLPLGGDGQEDVLKLLARNKGELRRLMAKKLVLKYAPDLRFQLDETFDRMDETRRMLAQDVVRRDADAPDRGSEDV; encoded by the coding sequence ATGGCAAAGAACAAGTTTCATGAGGGCTCAGGCCCGTCGCAACGGCAGCTTCGCGTAGGCGAAACCATTCGTCGCGCCCTATCGGATGTTCTGGCGCGTGGCGATGTCCACGACCCTGAGCTGAACCGGATGTCGATCACCGTGGGCGAAGTACGCGCCTCCCCCGACCTGAAGATCGCGACGGCCTATGTGCTGCCTTTGGGCGGAGACGGCCAGGAAGACGTGCTTAAGCTGCTTGCGCGCAACAAGGGCGAGCTCCGCCGGTTGATGGCGAAGAAGCTGGTCCTGAAATACGCACCGGACCTGCGGTTCCAACTGGACGAAACATTCGACCGTATGGACGAAACGCGCCGGATGCTGGCGCAGGACGTGGTGCGCCGCGATGCTGACGCCCCCGACCGCGGATCGGAAGACGTGTGA
- a CDS encoding phosphodiester glycosidase family protein — MKRFWAALGFMGWAAAPVQAETCETLTYNGTGYTLCHVDLTQDRLELFLYDADGKPHGYFNTLNTALKKRGAQLGFAMNAGMYHDTRAPVGYYLENGKEYQQVISSDGPGNFGLLPNGVLCLRDGRADVIETKAFLRDAPDCRSATQSGPMLVIDGKMHPRFLKDGTSRYIRNGVGTSADGKRAVFAISNETVNFYDFALLFRDHLKLPNALYFDGNISRMRAPDLGRNDLGFSALGPIIGVVKPDAP; from the coding sequence GTGAAACGGTTCTGGGCCGCGCTTGGCTTCATGGGCTGGGCCGCCGCGCCCGTCCAGGCCGAAACCTGCGAAACCCTAACCTATAACGGCACCGGCTATACCCTGTGCCACGTCGACCTGACGCAGGACCGACTTGAGCTGTTCCTCTACGATGCGGACGGCAAGCCGCATGGGTATTTCAACACATTGAATACGGCGTTGAAAAAGCGCGGCGCACAGCTGGGCTTTGCGATGAACGCGGGCATGTATCACGATACCCGTGCGCCGGTGGGTTACTACCTTGAGAACGGCAAAGAATATCAGCAGGTGATCAGCAGCGACGGCCCCGGTAACTTTGGCCTGCTGCCCAATGGCGTGCTCTGCCTGCGCGACGGGCGTGCCGATGTGATCGAAACCAAAGCCTTTCTGCGCGACGCCCCCGACTGCCGCAGCGCCACACAATCGGGACCGATGTTGGTGATCGATGGCAAGATGCACCCGCGCTTTCTGAAGGATGGCACCTCGCGCTATATCCGCAACGGCGTCGGCACCAGCGCCGATGGCAAACGCGCGGTTTTTGCCATCTCGAACGAGACGGTGAACTTCTATGATTTCGCGCTGCTGTTCCGGGATCACCTAAAGCTGCCAAATGCGCTTTATTTTGATGGCAATATCTCGAGAATGCGCGCACCCGATCTGGGCCGCAATGACTTGGGCTTTAGCGCGCTTGGCCCTATCATTGGCGTCGTGAAGCCCGACGCGCCGTAG
- the truB gene encoding tRNA pseudouridine(55) synthase TruB — protein sequence MGRRRKGRDISGWLVVDKPAGPTSTTVVNKVRWALNANKAGHAGTLDPEATGVLAIALGEATKTVPFITDAMKAYEFTVRLGIATNTDDAEGEVIATSELRPDDDAIKDALGKFIGDIQQVPPQFSAVKIDGQRAYKLARDGETMELAARPLFVEQLLLVDRPDADHVTLEMVCGKGGYVRSIARDLGQALGCLGHVRELRRIWSGPFEASEGLTLAQIEEMARTDALDAHLLPLEQGLRDLPEVKATPEGATRLRNGNPGMVIAHDVEYGDEVWASFEGRAVAVGRFKAGELHPSRVFNQPGSA from the coding sequence ATGGGACGCAGGCGCAAGGGACGGGATATTTCGGGATGGTTGGTGGTGGACAAGCCCGCTGGCCCGACCTCTACGACCGTGGTGAACAAGGTCCGTTGGGCGCTGAACGCGAATAAGGCGGGCCATGCGGGCACCCTTGACCCCGAGGCCACCGGCGTTCTGGCGATCGCGCTTGGCGAGGCGACAAAGACGGTTCCCTTTATCACGGACGCGATGAAAGCCTATGAGTTCACGGTCCGCCTTGGGATCGCGACAAATACCGATGATGCCGAGGGCGAGGTCATCGCAACCTCGGAGCTGCGGCCCGATGACGACGCGATCAAGGATGCTTTGGGCAAGTTTATCGGTGACATCCAACAGGTGCCGCCGCAGTTTTCCGCCGTGAAGATCGACGGCCAGCGCGCCTATAAACTGGCGCGCGACGGTGAAACGATGGAGCTGGCAGCCCGCCCGCTTTTTGTCGAACAGCTGCTGCTGGTGGACCGCCCCGACGCCGACCACGTGACGTTGGAGATGGTGTGCGGCAAGGGCGGCTATGTCCGGTCGATTGCGCGCGATCTGGGGCAAGCCTTGGGATGTCTGGGCCATGTGCGCGAATTGCGCCGCATCTGGTCGGGCCCGTTCGAGGCCTCTGAAGGGCTGACGCTGGCGCAGATCGAAGAGATGGCGCGCACAGACGCTTTGGACGCGCATTTGCTGCCGTTAGAGCAAGGGTTGCGGGACCTGCCAGAGGTGAAAGCCACGCCGGAAGGGGCCACCCGTCTGCGCAACGGCAACCCCGGCATGGTGATCGCCCATGACGTTGAATATGGCGACGAGGTCTGGGCGTCGTTTGAGGGCCGCGCCGTTGCTGTTGGGCGTTTCAAGGCGGGCGAATTGCATCCGTCGCGTGTGTTCAACCAGCCCGGTTCTGCGTGA
- a CDS encoding DUF1643 domain-containing protein translates to MITRSHTKGDAPSTAVYSDCENYRYSLTRVWTPEAERVLFVMLNPSKATEIENDPTVERCERRARALGFGGFQVTNIFAWRETSPKLMRQAKDPVGPDNDMILNEGILWADQVIAAWGTHGAHLGRGAQVQELLSRSQTPVYHLGLSKDGHPKHPLYIRYAQEPIFWGL, encoded by the coding sequence GTGATCACGCGCAGCCATACCAAGGGCGATGCGCCGTCGACGGCTGTCTATTCGGACTGCGAAAACTACCGCTACAGTCTGACCCGCGTCTGGACCCCCGAGGCGGAGCGGGTGCTGTTCGTCATGCTAAATCCGTCAAAAGCGACGGAAATCGAAAACGACCCAACGGTCGAGCGGTGCGAGCGCCGTGCCCGCGCCTTGGGCTTCGGGGGGTTTCAGGTCACCAATATCTTTGCCTGGCGCGAAACCAGCCCCAAGCTGATGCGTCAGGCCAAAGACCCCGTCGGCCCTGATAACGATATGATTTTGAACGAAGGTATCTTGTGGGCCGATCAGGTGATCGCGGCTTGGGGCACCCATGGCGCACATCTTGGACGGGGTGCGCAGGTGCAAGAACTGCTGTCGCGTAGCCAAACGCCCGTGTACCATTTGGGCCTGTCCAAGGACGGGCATCCCAAGCATCCTTTGTATATCCGCTATGCTCAGGAACCGATTTTCTGGGGCCTTTAG
- a CDS encoding calcium-binding protein: MLFLAGLMGLITVGAAAFIDIGVEDEESATDEDAPVGDVISGTPRDDLIIGSGGSDQIAGYGGDDLVEARNGDDSVFGDSGDDTLRGGQGNDDLHGNDGDDLLAGAEDADGLTGHNDDDILQGGAGHDTLNGSAGGDTLFGDSGDDAVMGGLGDDLLIGGRGQDALFGGWGNDTIDGTVDPDRQDARVTDTDEGDYLNGGGGDDLILAGSNDTVTPGAGRDDVILGDWVSPDGIVDIRSFDIEDDSLLLVWDDSDAAATAPKVAVEPDPEDLHSHLISMDGAIVAMVQSDQLLMPGDLSLIPLSSALAAGLTRG, translated from the coding sequence ATGCTGTTTCTTGCCGGATTAATGGGGTTGATCACCGTCGGGGCCGCCGCCTTTATCGACATCGGGGTCGAGGACGAGGAGTCTGCCACCGACGAAGATGCACCGGTCGGCGATGTGATATCCGGCACACCCCGGGATGACCTGATTATCGGCTCGGGCGGCAGCGATCAGATCGCGGGCTATGGCGGTGATGACCTTGTGGAGGCGCGCAATGGCGATGACTCCGTTTTTGGGGACAGCGGCGATGATACCTTGAGGGGCGGCCAGGGGAACGATGACCTGCATGGCAATGACGGCGATGATCTATTGGCGGGTGCCGAGGATGCGGATGGGCTTACCGGCCATAATGACGATGACATCCTGCAGGGCGGCGCGGGCCACGATACGCTAAACGGCTCTGCCGGGGGTGATACGCTTTTCGGGGATAGCGGGGATGACGCCGTGATGGGCGGTTTGGGCGATGACCTGCTGATTGGGGGGCGCGGACAAGACGCGCTCTTTGGTGGATGGGGGAACGATACGATTGACGGCACCGTCGATCCGGACCGGCAGGATGCGCGCGTCACCGATACCGACGAGGGGGATTACCTGAATGGCGGTGGCGGCGATGATCTAATCCTTGCGGGATCAAACGATACGGTGACCCCGGGCGCAGGGCGTGATGATGTGATCCTTGGCGATTGGGTCAGCCCCGATGGCATCGTCGATATCCGCAGTTTCGACATAGAAGATGACAGCCTGCTGCTGGTCTGGGACGATAGCGATGCAGCCGCGACAGCGCCCAAGGTGGCCGTTGAACCGGATCCGGAGGATCTGCACTCCCATCTGATATCAATGGACGGGGCGATTGTGGCAATGGTGCAGTCGGACCAGTTGCTGATGCCGGGCGACCTATCGCTTATCCCCCTCAGCTCGGCCCTCGCTGCGGGGCTAACGCGCGGCTGA
- the rpsO gene encoding 30S ribosomal protein S15, with translation MSITQEEKARVMKEFGTKEGDTGSPEVQVAILSSRIATLTEHFKTHKKDNHGRRGLLKMVATRRKLLDYVKGKDDARYQDLIKRLGLRR, from the coding sequence ATGTCGATTACGCAAGAAGAAAAAGCACGCGTCATGAAAGAATTCGGCACCAAAGAAGGCGACACAGGTTCGCCCGAAGTACAGGTTGCCATTCTGTCCTCGCGCATCGCAACGCTGACCGAGCACTTCAAAACCCACAAGAAAGACAACCACGGTCGCCGTGGCCTTTTGAAAATGGTTGCGACACGCCGGAAGCTTCTGGACTATGTCAAAGGTAAAGATGACGCGCGTTATCAGGACCTGATCAAACGTTTGGGCCTGCGCCGCTAA
- a CDS encoding GNAT family N-acetyltransferase has product MPINLRDLTPQDTDAAALLFFAAVHQGTADVYSAEQRFAWAGKAPAPATWRGRFDTVSGIVAEIDNRMAGFMTLEREGLIDLAFVHPDHMGTGVGRTVYFAIEDRARTFGVRRLRTFASEKAKPFFTRMGWTVEAPNIVTKGGITLQNYKMFKTLPD; this is encoded by the coding sequence ATGCCAATCAACCTGCGTGACCTCACCCCGCAAGATACCGATGCAGCCGCGCTGCTTTTCTTTGCTGCGGTGCATCAGGGCACGGCGGATGTGTATTCGGCCGAGCAACGCTTCGCTTGGGCCGGAAAAGCCCCCGCACCCGCCACATGGCGAGGGCGGTTTGATACCGTGTCGGGTATCGTGGCCGAGATAGACAACCGTATGGCGGGGTTCATGACCCTTGAGCGCGAGGGGCTGATCGATCTGGCCTTTGTGCACCCCGATCATATGGGCACGGGCGTGGGGCGCACTGTCTATTTTGCCATCGAAGACCGTGCCCGCACATTCGGCGTGCGACGTCTTCGGACCTTTGCCAGCGAAAAGGCAAAGCCATTTTTCACGCGTATGGGCTGGACCGTCGAGGCCCCCAATATCGTCACCAAAGGCGGGATCACCTTGCAAAACTACAAGATGTTCAAGACTTTGCCAGACTAA